TTGGCCGCCGTTCTGGTGGTTGCCGTTCTTTTCCTTGCTTTTGAGTATGTCGTATATCCTGATGATCTGTTTGCGGGTGATTACGGGCCGGAGGCCCACAGTGGCCGCGTTGTCCGTGGGGACCATCAGGGTGACGTCGCTGTCAACGACCTGGAGAATATAGAAATCCCTTATGGTACCGCAAATTTCCTTGGATTCGACCGCCCTTATCTGAACAACCCCATGAGCAGGATAAACGGCTTTGTTGCCTACTTTA
This sequence is a window from Thermodesulfobacteriota bacterium. Protein-coding genes within it:
- a CDS encoding CarD family transcriptional regulator, with the protein product MAFKVGNKAVYPAHGVVQIRAVESKEICGTIRDFYILQVVDSDVTLMVPTDNAATVGLRPVITRKQIIRIYDILKSKEKNGNHQNGGQSWNKRYREYSDKLKSGDIFEVALVLRDISLLQKGKDLSFGEKRIMDTARSLLIKEISIAKNLEEDSVTKEIENLLA